Part of the Bacteriovorax stolpii genome, ACTTTAAAAAACTTTTCATCACATCAATAAGGTCTTCCGCCGACTCTGATGCTTCTTTTTTACTTTCTGAATGAACGATGTGCTCGCGAATATGAGATTCAATAACCTCTGCCATAAGACCATTTAAGGCCCCGCGCGAAGAGGCAATCAACTGCATGACCTGATAACAATCCTGCTCGGCTTCGATGGCCTTGCTGACAGCTTCAAGCTGCCCTTTAATTCGGTTGATTCTTGCGGTGATTTTGCTTTTTTCTTTAATTGTATGTGCCATAGTCCCCTTAGTATATAGTATAGGGGGGTATACTACAATAGAAGGCATGAAATATTTAATAACGACTTGAAATCTCAAGTCGCTTGGCACATTAAGAATGCTTTAAACGAAAATAAAATTCCTCTAATGGAATAAAAATAAGTAAGCTGATGAGAATTAACGGAAAGAAAAAAGCAATCGGAAGAGCAATACAACCAATATAAATAACTTGATCTGAAGAGAGTTTTCTTAATTCTGAATAAAGTGAGTTCTTAAAATGCCAGCCTCTGCGCTTTATCCACATCCCGTAACCAGTAACCACTAAAGCACAAATCCCCAGCGACATAAGCCCGACAATGATCTGATTAACTAAACCAAAAAGTGTCCCCATATGTACATCAATCCCCCATCTCGTCAATTTGGCCATGAGAGGAAACTTGCTGAACTCCACCTTATCAATCGCCGCCATTGTTTCAGGGTCTAGCAAAACACCATCAACTTCACTTGGAAAACTTCTTCCAATCTCATTGACCTGCCATCCCTCATTATCTTTTCGTGGAGGTTTAATTTCGATGCGTGAAGAATCGACTCCCGATTGGCGAGCTGAAAGAAGAGCTTTATCAAATTGAGTGAGTTCATAAGCTTTAAAAGGGCGATGATTCAACTTTGTATTAAGAGATGGAGTCTGCCATTGCATCTGAGTGCGCAGCCATGAAATATTCTCTCCTGCAAACTCTGACCAGGTCAGTCCGGTCACTGAAAGCATAAAGACACCAATCAATGAAAAAAAACCCACATAGACATGCTTATTCACCAGACGCTGATAAGAGTTTCCTTCGCGTTTTTTACGAGTGCAAAAAAGCACAAGTCCCGAGAGTCCAGTGACCCACAACCAAGAAGCGGCCAGCTCACTATACCATCTTCCCCCTTTACCCAAGAGAAGATCGCGGTGAAAAAGATCAACCTGCATACGCGCAGGCATCGCTCCCCCTGAACCATAGGTGATCAAATCAGCTTTCACTTCCAATGTGTAGGGATCAATAAACAATGTGCGGTATTGGCTCGCTGAAAGAGTTGAATCGGTATAAAGAACACGTGTAGAGCTCGTTTCATTAGCAGCTGGCCTGATTGAAAGTAAACGGGACTCACCACGAACTTTGGCCTCTGCAGCCCCTACTTGATCAGCAAGAGACTTTGCCTGCAGTCCTTTTTTAACAGTCAGAATATCGCGGTAGACCCAGTTCTCCATGGCAAAAGTAAAAGCATAAATGGCCCCACTTAAAGCAGCGATGAAAATAAAAGGCCCGATAAAAAGACCAAGAAAGGCGTGAAACTTTTTTAAACTCTTTAGTAAATTCATACTCCAGAATTTAAGTCAGACGCCCTTCCAAGTCGATGCAACAATATGTTGCTATTTTTAGTCTAGCTGTCTTCTCACTGTAAAATCATCTGACTCCGGGATACGGCTTTTTTGTACCTGGATTTCATTTTTAACTTCTACCACTCCCAAAACATGTTCAGCAATGTCTTCAATTTCAAACTTCTCACGGCGATCTCTCACTGATCCTGAAAGTTTAACCACTCCTTTTTCGACTGAAATAAAAACGTTTTCGACATCGATAAAGCGGTCATGAATTAATATCTCACAGACTTCTTCTTCAATACTATTATCCGATCTTGTATAACTTTTAGGTCCGATCCCACGATATGTCTCTAGCCTAAAATGATGAACACTGGCCTCCAGCTCAACCGGACCTGGTCCATCGCTTCGGTAGTTAGCATAATAATCATTTTCGTAATTCTCCTTTTTTATCTCGCGGGAATTTTTAAATGTCGGTCTGTAAGACTTACTCATGAGACCTCCTAGTACATAAACTCATTATTGCTCTTAGAGTGACTTTGAGTGGTAATCGAATTGACGGTACTCTCCAATTGTTTAGGGTTCAGGTGCGCATGTGCCAAATCGCAAAGAGAGAGAATCCCCACCAAGCGTTTTTCACGGTTAACGACCGGAAGTCTTCTGACTTGGTTTTCTCCTAAATTCTGGGCCACTTCATCCAACGTTTGATCTTCAAAGCAATAAAGCACTCTTTCCGTCATCACTTCACCGACATTGATATTTCTATAATCGCCCCCCTCTGCTACACAGCGAATAGCAATATCTCTATCCGTCAACATTCCGACGAGACGATCATTTTTTTGAATAGGCAAAACTCCAAAATCTCCATCGCGCATTTTCTTGGCCGCTTCATGTAAAGTCATCTCTGGTGTTCCAAGCTCCACTGCCTTAGTCATGCATTCCTTTACGATCATAAAATCACCTCCGTTGGTGTTGTTAAAGAAACTGCATCGGTAACTGCAAGACAAAGACCGCAAAAATGAAGCGTCAATTTGCCCTCTTTCACCAAAAATCCCCTTTGCTTTTGTCTTTTTGCCCCTTGAGCTACGCTCCACCTGAATATGCTGTGCTTCATATGAAGAGAGTCCTACATTGTTTATTGATTTGAACGCCTCCTCGGGATATAAATATATCTGTGAAATTTCCATTCGTTAAAACCTTGATTTTCATTTTGGTCCTGGCCTTCTCCAGCTCTTTAGCCTTCAGCGCCGAAAGTGTTGTTTTGATTGTTAGCCAAAAGAATCCACTCGATTCTCTGACAACAAAAGAGCTTCAAGATTATTTTATGAAAAAGGATCGCACCTGGCCCAATGGCAATGCCGTTCGTTTTTTCGATCACCGCGACGACAACAAAAACCGCAAAGCTTTTTTAGATAAATACATCAAAAAAACATCCCGTGAAGTTGAGCTTTACTGGATAGGAGAAAAAATCTACACAGGTCACATTGCTCCCATTCAAATTACCTCGGATTCGATGATGGTTAAGATGGTTTCACGCTTTCCTGGTGGCATTGGTTATGTTTCTAAAAAATTCCCTCTGCCAAAGACTGTAAAAATCATTACGGTTAAAGAGGGGACGTAATGGAAAAAACTTTTAATCAAACCTCTTCTATTGTTCAGCGTCTGCGCACGGTTATGCTTTCTATCGTGCTCTTTATCATCCTGTGCTTCCTGGCCATTTACGTCTCTAACTATCACCAGCTGCAAGATATTCAGACTTTGAGTACGGCCAATACGCTTTTGAGTCTAAACACTCAGGCGATTGAAAGCTTGAACTCTACTGAACAGAATATGAACGTTATCTTCGTGCGCAAGGATGTCAGCGAACTTCGTTATAAGTTTGAAGAAAATTTAAAAGTAACGAAGCGCCTGCTTTACGACAGCATTCTTTTAACAAAAGATGACGAGCTGTTAACTAAAAACTTAAATGACGCTATTTTGTCTCTTGATGAATTAGAACACAGTCACGAAGTGATTTTTCAAAAGCTAAAAAACATCCATAAAATTACCAGTCAGGATCAAATCGAAGAACTTAATGCTGATCTCTTAATGACCAGTCAATACCTGATGGATGCAAAAGAGATCTTAAGAAAAATTCAGATTCACATCAACAAACAAAACGAAGGGATCTTCTCTTCAATTTACAAAAACCGTTACCGCCCTCTTTTAGTGGCCATTGGTCTTTGTATTCTCTTCTTAACATTTGTCATCACTATCGGATGGGCCATGGCCCGCAATGCGGCCAAGTCAATTTTAAACCTGCTTGATGCTACTGAAAAAGTTGGTCTAGGAAATATCACCTACCAGGCCCCGATTTTAGAAAACGATGAGATCGGTCGCGTGACTTATGCTTTTAACCGCATGATCACCTCTCTTCAGGCCAATCAGGAACAGCTGAACCTGGCCATTGACCGCACAACTCGCCTGCAAAGTATCACTGAATCTTTCTCAGAGGCGCTGACACCCGATCAAGTTTTTGAAGTTGTTTTTAAACAGGCCTTTGAGGCCATGGAGGCCAACACTGGCTCCATCGTTTTACTGGGCGAAGATAAAAACTCCCTGGAGCTTAAACGCCTTGTTGGTTTCCCTGATGAAATTTTTGAAAAATGGAAAAAGTTCCCGGTCTCAACAGATGTGCCGATTGCTGAAGTTGTCCGTACCGGTCAACCCAAGTTCATTACCTCTGATATGCTTGATAAATACTCTGCCCTTGACCCTCTAGACCGTTTTGAGAGGTCATATGCTGTGGCCTACATTCCCCTGAATGTCGAAGGCAAAACTCTTGGGGCCTTAAGCTTTAGCTTCCCGATCAATAAAAAATTCGACCAGCTTGAACGCGATTTTATGATTGCCCTGGCCCGCCAGTGTGCCCAGGCCATCCACCGCTCACAGCTTTACGATGACGCTAAAAAGGCCATCGAAGTACGAGATGAGTTCTTATCAATTGCTTCGCATGAGCTGCGCACTCCACTGACTCCCCTTAAAATGCAGATTCAGGGTGTGGCCCGCCAAATTGATAATGACAATGTTTCTAACCTGACTCCTGAACGGCTGATAAAAATGGTTGAAACCTCTGACCGCCAGATCACCAGGCTATCAGTGCTGATTGACGATCTTCTCGACGTCACTCGTATCTCTGCTGGAAAACTCTCTCTGAATAAAGAACACTTCAGCATGAAAGAAATGATTATGGATGTTGTGGCCCAGTACTCTCACCAGTTCAAGCACGCCCAGTCTCCGGTTGAAGTTAAAATTGAAACGGACGTCGTAGGTCTGTGGGATAAGGTTCGTATTGAGCAGGTTCTCATCAATCTTCTAACCAACGCTTCGAAATACGCTCCGAAAAAACCGATTCAAGTGACAATGAGAAAAGAAAATAACATGATTAAAATTCAAGTCACTGATCAGGGACCGGGAATCTCTCCTGAGAACCAGGAAAGAATTTTTAAACGCTTTGAGCGCGTAAGTGACAAGCAAAACATCGGTGGTCTTGGTTTAGGTCTTTATATTTGTAAGCAGATTGTGGAAGCTCACCATGGAAATATTTATGTTCAAAGTGAGTTAGGCGAAGGCTCAACATTCACTGTCGAGCTTCCAGAAAAATAATTAAACTTCTAAAGCTTCTTCGAGTCCAAGCTCAGCTGAACTCTCCTCTAAAAATTCTCTATTTGGAGCTTTAAACGACTCCAGGCGCCCGTCATTCATAACCATCAGGTAATCCAGGTCTGCGACTGTGCCCAAGCGGTGAGCGATAACTAAAACAGTTTTCCCCTTTAGCTCTCTTCTTAATACTCGCTGAATTTTAGCATCAGACACAACATCTACACTTGCCGTCGCTTCATCAAGCATAATGATTTTAGCATTTAATAAAAGTGCACGGGCCAGACAAAATAGCTGTCTTTGCCCTTGAGATAGGTTCGCTCCCCCGTCGCTGACAGCAGACAGAAGTCCCAACGGAAAACCCTTAACTAATTCTTCCAGACCGGTGTCTTTTAAAACTTTCCAGATCTCCTCATCCGACTTTCGCGAATAAGGGTCTAGGTTACTTCTTAGAGTCCCCATAAAAAGTGTCGGGTCTTGTGGAATAATAGCAAGTCTTGACCTCAACGTCCCCAGGTCGATACTGGCAATATCCACTCCATCAATTTCAATTTTTCCTTTATGGACATTGATAAAACGATAAATCATTTGAAAAAGTGTCGTCTTCCCGGCCCCAGTTCTTCCAACAATTCCCACCTGGGCTCCAGGGGGAATATTGATATCTAGTCCCTTTACTACTTCTGGGAGGCTTTCATCATAGCGGGCATGAACATTAGAAAAATGAATGCGTCCTTCACTTGGCCAGGCTTCGTCAACAACGACAGGACTGGAAGTGACGAATCGCTTTTCACTCGGGATTCTCGTCATAAACCTGATGCGCTCAATAGAAGTCATGCGCGATTCAAGATCAGAGAGAATTCTAATTCCCCAGTTTAAGGCCCCCCAGAAAGACATTGAGTAAAGAATCACAAGCCCGGCCGTCGCCGCTGTTAAATATCCATTATAAACACTGACGATCAAACACAAGGCCGTTGAACCTGAGATAAGCCCTCCGATCATCGGAATGCGAATCGAAAACCAGCGGTTAAGTAAAAAGTTATTAACAAAGGCCTGCTGACTTTTTTCCAGGTGAGAGAAAAACTGTTCCCTAAACCATGCTTCTTTTTTATAGGCACGGATGACAGGAAGCCCTCCTAAAGTCTCTTTAAAATGAGCATAACGAGGTGAGCGTGCAATCGAATCCATACGTTTTGCTTCTCTGGCCGAAGCTCTGTAGAGAATCTGCAGGTTCCAGTACACAAAACCAATAGGGACAATCACCACTAAAATAAGAGGTACAGAAACAATAATTAAACTTAGTGAAACCACAATTTGAAACAGGGCCTGAACAGCTGCTTCAAAACTCCACTGCAATTGGATATCAACCGATTCCAAATCACGTGAAAAACGCTGAAGCAATCTTCCGACAGGAGTTGTATCAAAAAAGCGCACCGGTGCCCTTAAAATAGCGGCCAGCATTCTATCGTGAAGCTCGACTCCTGCCTTAATCCCACGCTTAAGCCAGAAAATTTGATTGCTCATTTGAACAATTAAACTCACGAGCGCAATCAACCCATAGATCATTACACCTTGAATCGGTGTAATCTGAGTCGGGTGCCCAGAAAACCAGCTTAGCCACCATTGGTTAAATAATGGGAAAACTGAAATGGCCAGGACTCCTAAAACTAAGGCAGCAATGATAAACCTTTGGTGTTTTCCTTCACCACCCAAGGCTTTGATGTAATCAATATATAATGACCCTTTAACCGCTCCTTCTTCGCGGTCCTCATCACTCATTAAGCGCGTTTCGGTTTTATCACTCTCTCCGCTGATTGAAGCGGCCAGCTCTGAATCTTTTTCCAGTGCATGCACTTCCAGGTGATGAGAATAAAAATGCTTAAACGATTCACTCTGCTCTAAAAGTTCACTTAATGTTCCAAGGGCCGCCACTTTTCCATCTTCTAAAAAAAGAATGCGGTCAAACTTAGCTAAAGCTTCTAGACGGTGAGTCGCAATAATCACGGTTTTCTTTTTCCACTCGCCCAGAATCAGGTTATTCACCAGGGCCTTTTCCGTATTTACGTCAACTGCAGACAAAGGATCATCTAATAAAACAATATCCGGGTCCTGAATCACACAGCGGCCTAAAGACACGCGTTGTTTTTGCCCACCACTCAGGTTCACACCTTTTTCACCAATCTCAGTTAAAAGACCGCCGGGAAGATTTTTAATATCTCTTTCCATCGACGTAACATAAAGAGCTTCTTTCACTCGCGCTTCACTGACATCTTTACCCATTTTCAGGTTCTCTAAGACCGTAGCATTCATGATATAACTTTCCTGGCTGACATAACCAAGAGTTGAGCGGCTAATAGAAACTGCGCCCGATTGCGGTTTAATTTCCTGAAGGATCAATTGTAAAAGCGTCGTCTTTCCAGAACCAACTTCCCCGACAATCGCAACGGTTTCACCTTCAGCAATTGAAAACGATAAGTCTTTAAAAGCAAAATTGCCTTTTTCACTTTGATAAAACACATGATCAAAAATAATAGGCTGAACATTTGTTGAAAGGACCTGACCATCAACTGATTCTGAATTTAAAAATCCAATAATCCTCTTGGCCGAAACCCAAGCGTTGATTAAACGGGAAAGCACTCCCGGTAAATGCCCGATTGGTTCCTGTAGTAATCCAAAAAGCGAAACACAAGTTAAGACCAATGCCGGTGTTAAGGCTTCCCCTCTAAGGACATGAACGCAAAGAGCGACAAATAAAACCAGAGTTGAAATCGCCACAAAACTTAGACCTGAAAGCATTTCTACTTTGGCCAGGCTTCTTCTCGCTTTCACTTCTTCTTCTCTGACTTGTGAAACTTGATTGGAAATCTCTTCTTCCCAAACATAATACTTCACCAATCGCATTGACTGAAGAATTTGTCCCATCAGTGTCACACGATGGTCTCTTTTTTTCATCATCTCATCTTCAAGATGAATAAATCTTTTTGCGATTTTTCTTGTAACCGGAGTAAGAATCGCCAAAATGGCCACTGCAATAAGAGCAGTCCATCCCAGGTAATAAAAAAGCATCGAAACACTACCTATCAAAAGCAGCGTCGCCCATCCCAAATCCCCAATAAGCATCGGGACATCGGCCAGAGCTTCGGTGTCTGTACTCATGTGGTTGACCACATCACCTACATTGACGTTCTGGCGGGCCTTTTGTGAAAGCTTAAGAGCCTTCTCAAAAATCAATCTGTTTAAGCGGGCAACAATAAGAACGTTAGCCCTTAAAGTGGCGTAGAAGTTATGTTGGTATCCAATACCCATCATCACACCAATTAGACCGATACACACAGCAATGGGAAGAACTTCCCAATACGTAGCACTTCCTTCAGAAAGACGAGTCAGGCGAGTGATAAATTGATTAACAAAAAACGGGCT contains:
- a CDS encoding metal/formaldehyde-sensitive transcriptional repressor, encoding MAHTIKEKSKITARINRIKGQLEAVSKAIEAEQDCYQVMQLIASSRGALNGLMAEVIESHIREHIVHSESKKEASESAEDLIDVMKSFLK
- a CDS encoding PepSY-associated TM helix domain-containing protein, translated to MNLLKSLKKFHAFLGLFIGPFIFIAALSGAIYAFTFAMENWVYRDILTVKKGLQAKSLADQVGAAEAKVRGESRLLSIRPAANETSSTRVLYTDSTLSASQYRTLFIDPYTLEVKADLITYGSGGAMPARMQVDLFHRDLLLGKGGRWYSELAASWLWVTGLSGLVLFCTRKKREGNSYQRLVNKHVYVGFFSLIGVFMLSVTGLTWSEFAGENISWLRTQMQWQTPSLNTKLNHRPFKAYELTQFDKALLSARQSGVDSSRIEIKPPRKDNEGWQVNEIGRSFPSEVDGVLLDPETMAAIDKVEFSKFPLMAKLTRWGIDVHMGTLFGLVNQIIVGLMSLGICALVVTGYGMWIKRRGWHFKNSLYSELRKLSSDQVIYIGCIALPIAFFFPLILISLLIFIPLEEFYFRLKHS
- a CDS encoding BON domain-containing protein, whose translation is MSKSYRPTFKNSREIKKENYENDYYANYRSDGPGPVELEASVHHFRLETYRGIGPKSYTRSDNSIEEEVCEILIHDRFIDVENVFISVEKGVVKLSGSVRDRREKFEIEDIAEHVLGVVEVKNEIQVQKSRIPESDDFTVRRQLD
- a CDS encoding CBS domain-containing protein produces the protein MIVKECMTKAVELGTPEMTLHEAAKKMRDGDFGVLPIQKNDRLVGMLTDRDIAIRCVAEGGDYRNINVGEVMTERVLYCFEDQTLDEVAQNLGENQVRRLPVVNREKRLVGILSLCDLAHAHLNPKQLESTVNSITTQSHSKSNNEFMY
- a CDS encoding substrate-binding domain-containing protein codes for the protein MKFPFVKTLIFILVLAFSSSLAFSAESVVLIVSQKNPLDSLTTKELQDYFMKKDRTWPNGNAVRFFDHRDDNKNRKAFLDKYIKKTSREVELYWIGEKIYTGHIAPIQITSDSMMVKMVSRFPGGIGYVSKKFPLPKTVKIITVKEGT
- a CDS encoding ATP-binding protein, giving the protein MEKTFNQTSSIVQRLRTVMLSIVLFIILCFLAIYVSNYHQLQDIQTLSTANTLLSLNTQAIESLNSTEQNMNVIFVRKDVSELRYKFEENLKVTKRLLYDSILLTKDDELLTKNLNDAILSLDELEHSHEVIFQKLKNIHKITSQDQIEELNADLLMTSQYLMDAKEILRKIQIHINKQNEGIFSSIYKNRYRPLLVAIGLCILFLTFVITIGWAMARNAAKSILNLLDATEKVGLGNITYQAPILENDEIGRVTYAFNRMITSLQANQEQLNLAIDRTTRLQSITESFSEALTPDQVFEVVFKQAFEAMEANTGSIVLLGEDKNSLELKRLVGFPDEIFEKWKKFPVSTDVPIAEVVRTGQPKFITSDMLDKYSALDPLDRFERSYAVAYIPLNVEGKTLGALSFSFPINKKFDQLERDFMIALARQCAQAIHRSQLYDDAKKAIEVRDEFLSIASHELRTPLTPLKMQIQGVARQIDNDNVSNLTPERLIKMVETSDRQITRLSVLIDDLLDVTRISAGKLSLNKEHFSMKEMIMDVVAQYSHQFKHAQSPVEVKIETDVVGLWDKVRIEQVLINLLTNASKYAPKKPIQVTMRKENNMIKIQVTDQGPGISPENQERIFKRFERVSDKQNIGGLGLGLYICKQIVEAHHGNIYVQSELGEGSTFTVELPEK
- a CDS encoding ABC transporter transmembrane domain-containing protein; the encoded protein is MVGLTTMLAALKNFFFFNVSPLVKKGRKKILTFEDLLPLPEELKLNRSLEVAPIDLSSQRTFISSLVGEQKKLVTRAWSFYVIGTLSSLSSPFFVNQFITRLTRLSEGSATYWEVLPIAVCIGLIGVMMGIGYQHNFYATLRANVLIVARLNRLIFEKALKLSQKARQNVNVGDVVNHMSTDTEALADVPMLIGDLGWATLLLIGSVSMLFYYLGWTALIAVAILAILTPVTRKIAKRFIHLEDEMMKKRDHRVTLMGQILQSMRLVKYYVWEEEISNQVSQVREEEVKARRSLAKVEMLSGLSFVAISTLVLFVALCVHVLRGEALTPALVLTCVSLFGLLQEPIGHLPGVLSRLINAWVSAKRIIGFLNSESVDGQVLSTNVQPIIFDHVFYQSEKGNFAFKDLSFSIAEGETVAIVGEVGSGKTTLLQLILQEIKPQSGAVSISRSTLGYVSQESYIMNATVLENLKMGKDVSEARVKEALYVTSMERDIKNLPGGLLTEIGEKGVNLSGGQKQRVSLGRCVIQDPDIVLLDDPLSAVDVNTEKALVNNLILGEWKKKTVIIATHRLEALAKFDRILFLEDGKVAALGTLSELLEQSESFKHFYSHHLEVHALEKDSELAASISGESDKTETRLMSDEDREEGAVKGSLYIDYIKALGGEGKHQRFIIAALVLGVLAISVFPLFNQWWLSWFSGHPTQITPIQGVMIYGLIALVSLIVQMSNQIFWLKRGIKAGVELHDRMLAAILRAPVRFFDTTPVGRLLQRFSRDLESVDIQLQWSFEAAVQALFQIVVSLSLIIVSVPLILVVIVPIGFVYWNLQILYRASAREAKRMDSIARSPRYAHFKETLGGLPVIRAYKKEAWFREQFFSHLEKSQQAFVNNFLLNRWFSIRIPMIGGLISGSTALCLIVSVYNGYLTAATAGLVILYSMSFWGALNWGIRILSDLESRMTSIERIRFMTRIPSEKRFVTSSPVVVDEAWPSEGRIHFSNVHARYDESLPEVVKGLDINIPPGAQVGIVGRTGAGKTTLFQMIYRFINVHKGKIEIDGVDIASIDLGTLRSRLAIIPQDPTLFMGTLRSNLDPYSRKSDEEIWKVLKDTGLEELVKGFPLGLLSAVSDGGANLSQGQRQLFCLARALLLNAKIIMLDEATASVDVVSDAKIQRVLRRELKGKTVLVIAHRLGTVADLDYLMVMNDGRLESFKAPNREFLEESSAELGLEEALEV